The sequence AGATTGGGGGTATCCGGTAAAGATCTTTTGGAATATCGAATATATATATCCAATTTCTGAATACCCCTTGGTCAAAACAAACAAAAGGTATTTATGGTAAACCAAAAGATCCATTTGGAACGGGTACGAACAAAAATGGATGAAAAAGGGTTAGACGGTTTGATTGTCAAAGGAACCGATCGGTATCTCAATGAATACGTTCCTACTGAAGAAAGTACACGGGTTTGGCTAACGGGTTTTTCAGGAAGCACAGGGGATGCTTTCGTTACAAAACTCCATGCCTATCTTTTTGTGGATGGCCGGTACTATCTTCAAGCGGATCAAGAAGTCGATTCTTCTTTATGGACCGTCATCAAGGTTCCCATGGGGACCTCTCTCCAGGGTTCCCTCATGGAAATTATTTTTCGGGATTTTAAGGAAGGAAATGGGCGGATTGGGGTTGAGACAGACCGGTATAGTGTCAGAGGTTTTCAGGATTTAAAACGGCAATTAGAAGGGATTTCAATTGGGTGTGTTCCCGTTGTTCCCTCTATCGTCGAAGAGGTCAAGGGTCAAAAGGATCCCATTCGGGGAGAAGTGTGGGGAATTGAGACGTCTTTAACGGGTCGTTCCGTTGAGGAAAAACTGGCCCTGGTTCGCCAAACAATGAGGTCTGAGAATGTGGATGCCTTTATTTGCCAAAAATTGGATGAAATAGCCTACCTCACCAATCTTCGAGGGAATGAAATGCCTTTTCAATCCACGTTCAAATCAGTGGCGATCGTTAAACCCAATGAATGTTTAGTTGCGCTTTCCGGCGGAGGTGCCCGGCCCATAAAAAACCCTTCCTCATCTATCCATTTTATTAAAGATGAAGGGTGGGTGGAGCGTTTGAAAACAACCGGCCATTTCGCCAGAGTGGGGTTGGACCCCTCAAGTGCCACGGAATGGACCCGTGCAGCCTTGGAAAAAGAAGGGTTAATTCCGGTTCCCATGAGTTCTCCCTTGGTTCCCCTGAAAGCTAAAAAAACCAAAGAAGAAATGACCCACATGATTCAAAGCTTTGAACGGGCCGATGCTGTGGTCTGGGGCGCTCAATCCTGGTTATGTAAAAAAATTGAGAAAGGAATTCCTGTAACAGAGGCTGATTTTGCGGAAAAGGTTTATCAACTCTTTAGGCAGTCGGGAGCCTGGGCGCTTTCATTTAAAGTGATCAGTGCTGCTGGAAAAAATGGGGCGGTGATCCATCATTCCAATCCGGATAGGAAAAAAAGCATTGAACCCGGAGAGATCATGCTGTTAGATACCGGGGCCTATTATGAAGGGGGGTATGCAACGGATTTAACACGGACTTTTTTGGCTGGACCAAAGGGGGTCAAAGCCAATTCAAAACAGCGGCGGATGTTTACATTGGTTTTAAAAGGGGCCATTGCCGGAATGAGTGCCCGGTTTCCGGAAGGGACCAACGGAGCAGCAGTGGACGCGTTGGTCCGGGGACCTCTGTGGGAGGCGGGATATACCTATAATCATGGTACGGGGCATGGGGTCGGAATTAATGTTCATGAAGCGCCTCCCTCTCTTTCTTTACATGGGGGATATAATTTGGAAAAGGGACATATATTTTCCATAGAGCCGGGAATTTATATCCCCAGTTTTGGGGGGGTTCGAATTGAAAACCTTTGTACTGTGGTGGAAGATCCCCAACTGGCCGGATGGCTTTGTATCGTTCCGTTGACCTTTTCCCCTCTGGATGAACGCCTGATCGATTCTGCCATGCTGACCAGGCGGGAAAAGGCCTGGTTAAAGTGGTATAAAAAAGAATCAAAAAAGAAACACACCCAACCCCCCAAACCTCCGGTCTTACGATGATAATGGGGTCGTTTATGGGTGTTTGAGGGAAAAGTTGAGTTTGGGATTAGAGAATATCCGAATAAAAGAATGGTATGTTCCTCAATTTGGACCTACCAAGTTTCGGGTATTCATGGGTCTTCTATTTTTACCTTATACCGGAATGGTCCTTTCATTTACAGTGATCGGGTCCATGATGGCGGAGGAGATTCACTGGATCCGTGTTTTAGCCATTCTGGTCATTTATTTTTTGGCACTGGGTATCGGGGCACATGCTTTGGATGCAATAGGCAGAGGGGGAATCAAACCGTGGGGAACCATTCTTTCAAATGGACAGTTATGGTTTTTGGCTATTTCATCCATAATGATGGCCTACATCATTGGAATGTATTACATGGTTCTTTATTCCCCATTACTATGGGCCATCGCTATTCCAGAGGGATTTTTCCTTTTGGCCTATAATTTAGAATGGTTTAAAGGGCGGTTTCACACTGATTTTTGGTTTTCAGTCTCATGGGGAGGCCTTCCGGTGTTGGCGGGTTATATTATTCAAACAAACCAGATTTCGGTAGGAGTCCTTTTGGTGGCACTATCGATGATGTTTTTAAGCCTGGTTGAAATTAAGGCTTCACGTCCATATAAGGAAATGAAGCGTCAATCCGGGGGAGATAAACACCTGGAGGAAAAAGGAGGTCTTCAATACCTGGAAGCCATTCTCAAAAGCATTAGTATTGGGGTCATTTTACTCGGGGTTGGATTGCTGTGTTGGAGGGTTTTTGAATAACCCGTTTTAAAAGTTTCCTATTTGCGGGCGGAAATAATCGCTGAGCCATAAGCGGTTTGGTATTCAAGGGTGATGTTTTGGAATTCGTTTTTTACCATGGCTTCAGTTAAATCATGGATCCACCGGGTTTTCTCGATTAATTCCGGGAGACCTTGGTAAATTTCCTTCCAGGCCGGAAAAAGGGGAGTGCCCATTTTTTGGAGCAGCCAAAAATAAAAACGCCATACCCAAACCAGATAGGGTTTTGGGGGATAGATAAAATCATGCATGATCAGAATTCCGTTTTCTTTTAGCATATTCTTTGAGGAATGGGTCAGAGAAAATAAATCGGCATATTTGGCCAGATAAGAGGATGTAATACAATCGAAGGAGCGCTTGGATTTAAAATCTTCCGCGCGGCATAAAACCAACTCGATGTTAGGAAGGTTTTTTTCTTGAACTTTCCTTTTGGCAATTTCCAGGTATTCTTCTCGAAGCTCTACCCCTA is a genomic window of Nitrospiria bacterium containing:
- a CDS encoding M24 family metallopeptidase gives rise to the protein MVNQKIHLERVRTKMDEKGLDGLIVKGTDRYLNEYVPTEESTRVWLTGFSGSTGDAFVTKLHAYLFVDGRYYLQADQEVDSSLWTVIKVPMGTSLQGSLMEIIFRDFKEGNGRIGVETDRYSVRGFQDLKRQLEGISIGCVPVVPSIVEEVKGQKDPIRGEVWGIETSLTGRSVEEKLALVRQTMRSENVDAFICQKLDEIAYLTNLRGNEMPFQSTFKSVAIVKPNECLVALSGGGARPIKNPSSSIHFIKDEGWVERLKTTGHFARVGLDPSSATEWTRAALEKEGLIPVPMSSPLVPLKAKKTKEEMTHMIQSFERADAVVWGAQSWLCKKIEKGIPVTEADFAEKVYQLFRQSGAWALSFKVISAAGKNGAVIHHSNPDRKKSIEPGEIMLLDTGAYYEGGYATDLTRTFLAGPKGVKANSKQRRMFTLVLKGAIAGMSARFPEGTNGAAVDALVRGPLWEAGYTYNHGTGHGVGINVHEAPPSLSLHGGYNLEKGHIFSIEPGIYIPSFGGVRIENLCTVVEDPQLAGWLCIVPLTFSPLDERLIDSAMLTRREKAWLKWYKKESKKKHTQPPKPPVLR
- a CDS encoding class I SAM-dependent methyltransferase, producing MANIQDPRVELVHRFFEGTGKTYDFMVNFATFGIDRLWKRRILDLIPPNPERVLDLACGTGISTIVIAKRFPNCQVVGVELREEYLEIAKRKVQEKNLPNIELVLCRAEDFKSKRSFDCITSSYLAKYADLFSLTHSSKNMLKENGILIMHDFIYPPKPYLVWVWRFYFWLLQKMGTPLFPAWKEIYQGLPELIEKTRWIHDLTEAMVKNEFQNITLEYQTAYGSAIISARK